A part of Phoenix dactylifera cultivar Barhee BC4 chromosome 2, palm_55x_up_171113_PBpolish2nd_filt_p, whole genome shotgun sequence genomic DNA contains:
- the LOC103710785 gene encoding uncharacterized protein LOC103710785 isoform X2 gives MPFLSGRSSSSDPPSPPTSARSNAAAAASEEAERRLREAELRLREAIEELQRHHARRGGADGGGGGHPECNHADESCVAHAIGNLCQSFLLSYGVRVGIGILLRAFKLARRQSYSSLLDLKQLVSEKDLIVREEACRIGLLFGGFTGSYHALRCFLRKFRKKETPFNAILAGSVAGLSILALDDSSRRRTLALYLLARLSQCAYNSAKSKNKFHLWGSHWRHGDALLFSVACAQVMYAFIMRPESLPKAYQDFIQKTGPVAEPVYKAVRESCRGGPVDIVALSAYLSNKKSSSSIKLAEYPTIIPCSMIHPDSNSCLAHNTTAASATFRKTFPLYFSLTFVPFVVLHLQKFLESPAWTCWRAVQDAVRSTTFLSAFVGIFQVALFCLCTGGIMYYLEHEPDTMAPFLRGLIRRFLASRISNPSPSSNRNASYSYLQALGAIEKPKPEESEENKAAESAKYNLESIPGL, from the exons ATGCCGTTCCTCTCCGgccgctcctcctcctccgatcCCCCGTCCCCGCCCACATCTGCCCGCAGtaacgccgccgccgccgcctccgagGAGGCGGAACGCCGCCTCCGCGAGGCCGAGCTGAGGCTGAGGGAGGCGATCGAGGAGCTGCAGCGCCACCACGCCCGTCGGGGAGGGGCCGACGGTGGCGGCGGGGGCCACCCCGAGTGCAACCATGCAGACGAGTCCTGCGTCGCCCACGCCATCGGCAATCTCTGTCAGAGTTTTCTTCTATCCTATGGGGTTAGGGTTGGGATCGGCATCCTCCTCCGCGCCTTCAAGCTCGCCCGGCGCCAGTCGTATTCCTCCCTCCTCGATCTCAAG CAACTTGTTTCAGAGAAAGATTTGATAGTAAGAGAAGAAGCTTGCCGTATTGGATTACTTTTTGGTGGCTTTACTGGATCTTATCATGCTCTTAGATGTTTTTTGAGGAAGTTTAGGAAGAAAGAGACACCATTTAATGC AATTTTAGCAGGTTCCGTTGCAGGCTTGTCCATATTAGCACTAGATGATTCAAGTAGGAGGCGCACTCTTGCTTTGTATCTTTTAGCTAGGCTTTCTCAG TGTGCATATAATTCTGCAAAATCCAAGAACAAGTTTCACCTTTGGGGAAGCCATTGGAGACATGGAGATGCTTTACTTTTTTCTGTGGCATGCGCCCAG GTCATGTATGCCTTCATAATGCGGCCTGAGAGCTTGCCTAAAGCATACCAAGATTTTATTCAAAAGACTGGACCAGTTGCAGAACCTGTGTACAAGGCTGTGCGAGAAAGTTGTAGAGGTGGTCCTGTGGATATTGTTGCTTTGTCAGCTTATTTATCAAACAAAAAGAGTTCCAGCTCTATAAAATTAGCAGAGTATCCCACAATTATTCCTTGTTCCATGATTCATCCTGACTCCAATTCTTGCCTAGCGCACAATACCACTGCTGCTTCAGCAACATTCAGGAAAACATTTCCCCTATATTTCTCATTGACATTTGTACCCTTTGTTGTTCTCCATCTACAAAAG TTTTTGGAGTCTCCTGCATGGACCTGTTGGCGTGCTGTTCAGGATGCTGTTCGCTCAACAACATTCTTGTCTGCTTTTGTTGGAATATTCCAG GTGGCTCTTTTTTGTTTATGCACGGGAGGAATCATGTACTACTTAGAACATGAACCGGACACCATGGCTCCATTTCTTAGAGGTCTCATCCGTAGGTTCCTTGCAAGCAGAATCAGCAATCCAAGCCCATCTTCCAATCGGAATGCATCCTACTCCTACTTGCAGGCCCTGGGTGCAATAGAGAAACCAAAGCCAGAGGAGAGCGAGGAGAATAAAGCCGCAGAATCAGCAAAATACAATCTTGAGTCAATCCCTGGTCTTTAG
- the LOC103710785 gene encoding uncharacterized protein LOC103710785 isoform X1, translating to MPFLSGRSSSSDPPSPPTSARSNAAAAASEEAERRLREAELRLREAIEELQRHHARRGGADGGGGGHPECNHADESCVAHAIGNLCQSFLLSYGVRVGIGILLRAFKLARRQSYSSLLDLKQLVSEKDLIVREEACRIGLLFGGFTGSYHALRCFLRKFRKKETPFNAILAGSVAGLSILALDDSSRRRTLALYLLARLSQCAYNSAKSKNKFHLWGSHWRHGDALLFSVACAQVMYAFIMRPESLPKAYQDFIQKTGPVAEPVYKAVRESCRGGPVDIVALSAYLSNKKSSSSIKLAEYPTIIPCSMIHPDSNSCLAHNTTAASATFRKTFPLYFSLTFVPFVVLHLQKFLESPAWTCWRAVQDAVRSTTFLSAFVGIFQGVICLHRKVATKDHKLLYWFAGGISAISVLLEKKARRGELALYVLPRAGDSLWYILVNRHIFPDIKNAEVALFCLCTGGIMYYLEHEPDTMAPFLRGLIRRFLASRISNPSPSSNRNASYSYLQALGAIEKPKPEESEENKAAESAKYNLESIPGL from the exons ATGCCGTTCCTCTCCGgccgctcctcctcctccgatcCCCCGTCCCCGCCCACATCTGCCCGCAGtaacgccgccgccgccgcctccgagGAGGCGGAACGCCGCCTCCGCGAGGCCGAGCTGAGGCTGAGGGAGGCGATCGAGGAGCTGCAGCGCCACCACGCCCGTCGGGGAGGGGCCGACGGTGGCGGCGGGGGCCACCCCGAGTGCAACCATGCAGACGAGTCCTGCGTCGCCCACGCCATCGGCAATCTCTGTCAGAGTTTTCTTCTATCCTATGGGGTTAGGGTTGGGATCGGCATCCTCCTCCGCGCCTTCAAGCTCGCCCGGCGCCAGTCGTATTCCTCCCTCCTCGATCTCAAG CAACTTGTTTCAGAGAAAGATTTGATAGTAAGAGAAGAAGCTTGCCGTATTGGATTACTTTTTGGTGGCTTTACTGGATCTTATCATGCTCTTAGATGTTTTTTGAGGAAGTTTAGGAAGAAAGAGACACCATTTAATGC AATTTTAGCAGGTTCCGTTGCAGGCTTGTCCATATTAGCACTAGATGATTCAAGTAGGAGGCGCACTCTTGCTTTGTATCTTTTAGCTAGGCTTTCTCAG TGTGCATATAATTCTGCAAAATCCAAGAACAAGTTTCACCTTTGGGGAAGCCATTGGAGACATGGAGATGCTTTACTTTTTTCTGTGGCATGCGCCCAG GTCATGTATGCCTTCATAATGCGGCCTGAGAGCTTGCCTAAAGCATACCAAGATTTTATTCAAAAGACTGGACCAGTTGCAGAACCTGTGTACAAGGCTGTGCGAGAAAGTTGTAGAGGTGGTCCTGTGGATATTGTTGCTTTGTCAGCTTATTTATCAAACAAAAAGAGTTCCAGCTCTATAAAATTAGCAGAGTATCCCACAATTATTCCTTGTTCCATGATTCATCCTGACTCCAATTCTTGCCTAGCGCACAATACCACTGCTGCTTCAGCAACATTCAGGAAAACATTTCCCCTATATTTCTCATTGACATTTGTACCCTTTGTTGTTCTCCATCTACAAAAG TTTTTGGAGTCTCCTGCATGGACCTGTTGGCGTGCTGTTCAGGATGCTGTTCGCTCAACAACATTCTTGTCTGCTTTTGTTGGAATATTCCAG GGTGTCATCTGTTTGCACCGAAAGGTAGCAACAAAGGATCACAAACTTTTATATTGGTTTGCTGGTGGAATATCTGCTATTTCTGTACTTTTGGAAAAGAAAGCTAGAAGAGGAGAATTGGCCCTCTATGTACTCCCTCGAGCTGGGGATTCTTTGTGGTATATCTTAGTTAATCGCCACATATTCCCTGATATAAAAAATGCCGAG GTGGCTCTTTTTTGTTTATGCACGGGAGGAATCATGTACTACTTAGAACATGAACCGGACACCATGGCTCCATTTCTTAGAGGTCTCATCCGTAGGTTCCTTGCAAGCAGAATCAGCAATCCAAGCCCATCTTCCAATCGGAATGCATCCTACTCCTACTTGCAGGCCCTGGGTGCAATAGAGAAACCAAAGCCAGAGGAGAGCGAGGAGAATAAAGCCGCAGAATCAGCAAAATACAATCTTGAGTCAATCCCTGGTCTTTAG